In the Topomyia yanbarensis strain Yona2022 chromosome 3, ASM3024719v1, whole genome shotgun sequence genome, one interval contains:
- the LOC131688251 gene encoding sodium channel protein Nach-like, translating to MAYKFHISKFIRRVLERSTFHGVYHVANKKNSLCEKISWGLAILLAVIGMSYLLVLFWIRYLTNPTVISLDRNYHEWNTTFPSLTVCFHDRLNVTARDILVEELKPEDPQRFERFLALLAEANIFRLEPLVEFDEYSDLDLQAVLNQITNHVNTTVILDNGLDAKTYRVVTELGICYTFNSAMVRFTTVDALDEEDLPKGLIQVSTMERDIMASLSNLTSNGDIFYHGPYEVPSYLKRLIVTLSTSAFLTITFKPVIITADATIQNLYVQQRRCRFPDESNLALFPNYYSHSLCLLDCRLRLFLKYCGCVPYFYNLEVKVPVCRLKQLRCVVDNLAEIRQTLSSCGCLKDCNTISFTLQNYVMFDWFNDPLIKWNMETPKVRYSRKIIYGFADFMVSIGGIHGLFFGASVISFIELLYSFIKNVLQSLIRFRSKMQDKTRVGSVKRSTELQNDKINVKFNERVTYWY from the exons ATGGCGTACAAATTTCATATCTCAAAATTCATTCGCCGTGTGCTCGAAAGAAGCACCTTTCATGGTGTATATCACGTGGCGAACAAGAAGAACAGTTTGTGTGAAAA AATATCATGGGGATTAGCCATTTTGCTAGCGGTCATCGGTATGTCCTATCTGTTGGTACTGTTTTGGATCCGGTATCTCACTAACCCAACGGTGATTTCACTGGATCGGAACTATCACGAATGGAACACAACTTTTCCCAGTCTTACGGTTTGCTTTCATGACCGTCTAAATGTTACTGCTCGGGATATACTAGTTGAAGAATTGAAACCAGAAGATCCTCAACGATTTGAACGTTTTTTGGCTCTGCTGGCAGAAGCAAATATTTTTCGACTTGAACCGCTGGTCGAGTTCGACGAGTACAGTGATCTGGATTTGCAAGCCGTGCTTAACCAAATCACCAATCACGTGAATACAACGGTAATTCTTGATAATGGCCTTGATGCGAAGACCTATCGGGTTGTGACGGAGTTGGGAATCTGTTACACGTTCAATTCGGCCATGGTTCGCTTCACAACGGTGGATGCATTGGACGAAGAAGATCTACCGAAAGGCTTAATACAGGTCAGCACCATGGAAAGGGACATTATGGCTTCTTTGAGTAATCTAACTTCCAACGGAGAT ATCTTTTACCATGGACCGTATGAAGTGCCATCCTATCTAAAGCGATTAATAGTTACACTTTCGACGTCTGCTTTTCTGACGATTACATTCAAACCGGTCATCATTACTGCCGATGCCACCATTCAGAATCTGTACGTGCAACAGCGCAGGTGTCGGTTTCCCGATGAGTCCAATTTGGCACTTTTCCCGAATTACTATTCGCACAGCCTATGTTTGTTGGACTGCAGATTACGGTTATTTCTCAAATATTGTGGATGTGTACCGTACTTCTACAACTTGGAGG TAAAAGTTCCGGTTTGTCGACTAAAACAACTAAGATGTGTAGTAGATAATCTTG CCGAAATTCGCCAAACTCTTTCGTCGTGTGGTTGCCTGAAAGACTGTAATACGATCAGTTTCACCTTGCAAAATTACGTGATGTTTGATTGGTTTAATGACCCTTTAATCAAGTGGAACATGGAAACTCCAAAAGTACGATACAGTAGAAAAATTATATATGGTTTTGCTGATTTCATGG TATCTATCGGTGGTATTCATGGTTTGTTCTTCGGCGCAAGTGTCATATCGTTTATTGAATTGCTTTACTCTTTTATCAAAAATGTACTACAATCATTGATTCGATTTAGATCCAAAATGCAAGATAAAACAAGAGTAGGTTCTGTGAAACGGTCAACTGAATTACAGAATGACAAAATTAACGTTAAATTTAATGAACGCGTGACATATTGGTACTAG